One segment of Mycolicibacterium baixiangningiae DNA contains the following:
- a CDS encoding polysaccharide deacetylase family protein, with amino-acid sequence MRVASGAGWRTRIGRGSVRIVLSALTAALVATPFGVAWYLHELGLQVTEQFSTPVASLTPDETVLAGVVRSELPSRTPPVVLAYHDVRPVEEHSDAGAEPRHHFVVTPEAFDAQLAALRAAGYSSITSDQYVDYLAGGVVPERSVLITFDDGTHGLWTHADKILERHGMHAASFLITGNVGANRPYYLSWQEIERMARSGRWDFQSHTRKMHARLPVDAAGTLASEMTHRRWLPEKSRLETLEEFETKIRKDLQASVQDILDHGLPRPTLFAFPFSEGFSDHGDSTDPQAAAVAMTVIREFFAGAFNNAPPQPLPAGARAAAVGMTGRIELTFDSTVDELLAAVRARTPVTPAQAPPPRRPDLWTQLSDDTPAPVLARGDDVRMSGPGRWSGVAYGREATADWASYTASVTLRGLAAPGVENAALIARVGTGEELSTQVSSDYLRVSIGLGAKPKVVRQLPLARRDQHTVKMTVAPTVIEIVVDGSVRVTVPLDGGPQAYGGIGLSSSRMTESAPWPVFTKLSVTAGRDLPNVKAGVGLPVRG; translated from the coding sequence GTGAGGGTGGCATCCGGCGCAGGTTGGCGGACGCGGATCGGGCGTGGCTCGGTGCGCATCGTGTTGTCGGCCCTCACGGCGGCGCTCGTCGCGACCCCGTTCGGCGTGGCCTGGTACCTGCACGAGCTCGGATTGCAGGTGACCGAACAGTTCTCGACGCCGGTGGCGTCGCTGACGCCCGACGAGACCGTCCTGGCTGGTGTCGTACGTTCCGAGTTGCCCTCTCGCACACCGCCGGTGGTGCTCGCCTATCACGATGTGCGGCCGGTCGAAGAGCATTCCGACGCCGGCGCGGAACCGCGACACCACTTCGTCGTCACCCCGGAGGCGTTCGATGCGCAACTCGCGGCACTGCGGGCGGCCGGCTACAGCTCCATCACCTCCGATCAGTACGTCGACTACCTCGCGGGCGGGGTGGTGCCCGAGCGGTCGGTGCTGATCACGTTCGACGACGGCACCCACGGGCTGTGGACCCATGCCGACAAGATCCTCGAACGCCACGGGATGCACGCCGCCTCGTTTCTCATCACGGGCAACGTCGGCGCGAACCGGCCGTATTACCTGTCGTGGCAGGAGATCGAGCGGATGGCACGGTCCGGCCGGTGGGATTTCCAATCGCACACCCGCAAGATGCACGCCCGGCTGCCGGTCGACGCGGCCGGAACGCTGGCCTCCGAGATGACGCACCGCCGTTGGCTTCCCGAGAAGAGCCGGCTCGAGACACTCGAGGAGTTCGAGACCAAGATCAGAAAAGACCTGCAGGCCTCGGTGCAGGACATCCTCGACCACGGGTTGCCCCGGCCGACGCTGTTCGCCTTCCCGTTCTCCGAGGGGTTCAGTGACCACGGCGACTCGACCGATCCGCAGGCCGCCGCCGTCGCGATGACGGTCATCCGTGAGTTCTTCGCGGGTGCGTTCAACAACGCACCGCCGCAGCCTCTGCCCGCGGGTGCCCGGGCGGCCGCCGTCGGGATGACCGGCCGGATCGAGCTGACATTCGACTCCACCGTCGACGAGTTGCTCGCCGCAGTGCGGGCCCGCACCCCGGTCACCCCCGCCCAGGCTCCGCCGCCCCGCCGCCCCGATCTGTGGACACAGCTCAGCGACGACACGCCCGCACCCGTTCTCGCGAGAGGCGACGACGTGCGGATGAGCGGTCCTGGTCGATGGTCGGGCGTCGCGTACGGCCGTGAGGCGACGGCGGATTGGGCGTCCTACACCGCATCGGTGACCCTGCGCGGGTTGGCTGCACCCGGGGTGGAGAACGCCGCGCTGATCGCCCGCGTCGGCACCGGCGAAGAACTCTCGACCCAGGTGAGCTCCGACTATCTGAGGGTGTCGATCGGCCTCGGCGCGAAGCCGAAGGTGGTCAGGCAGTTGCCGTTGGCACGCCGTGACCAGCACACCGTGAAGATGACGGTGGCGCCGACGGTGATCGAGATCGTCGTCGACGGGTCGGTGCGGGTGACGGTCCCGCTCGACGGTGGTCCGCAGGCATACGGAGGGATCGGGCTGAGCAGTTCCCGAATGACCGAGTCCGCGCCGTGGCCGGTGTTCACGAAGCTGTCGGTCACCGCGGGCAGGGATCTGCCGAACGTGAAAGCCGGTGTGGGACTGCCGGTCCGGGGTTGA
- a CDS encoding glycosyltransferase family 2 protein → MSTVAPVAPSVATLGADPAPRVPRTIAFAQWIDSKPADVRRGLRRVLVLAALMPLIVLLAVQAPLLPRGTLLLGYGMLVLTATISMMYLGFARYEDPSVHPMRTGNRTPLFGGAKGITEVIPALPAQPTVSLLVAVRDELDGIEQCVRTMVGSDHPHLEVIVIDDASTDGTPDVLRRLAAELDVTVIFKEVNGGKKHALTDGVRIASGDILAFTDSDCVLAPDALSRCVRALVNNPELGAVSGHARALNADDTVLTRAQDTWYDGQFRVAKAAEATFGSVSCVSGPLAVFRRDAIVNYLPAWANDTFLGREFRFATDRQLTGYVLGQVWKGRGLKRRYADDPLVADHDYAERPWRVGYVRSAHVWTTVPARFRPFLKQQVRWKKSFIRNLCFTGSFMWRRGPGAAALFYGHVLFVAVAPIMAVRHLVWAPAHGLYFLTVLYLCGVLTKGFAWALSFKLSNPGNPHWRYRLMMAALGSLLLSWLLPYSLATIRKGTWARGAQ, encoded by the coding sequence TTGAGCACGGTCGCTCCGGTCGCGCCCTCTGTCGCGACACTCGGCGCGGATCCGGCGCCGCGGGTTCCCCGCACCATCGCATTCGCTCAGTGGATCGATTCGAAACCTGCCGACGTCCGTCGCGGTCTGCGTAGGGTTCTGGTCCTCGCGGCGCTCATGCCCTTGATCGTGTTGCTCGCGGTGCAGGCCCCGCTTCTGCCCAGGGGAACACTCCTACTCGGCTACGGGATGCTCGTCCTCACCGCGACGATCTCGATGATGTACCTCGGCTTCGCGCGTTACGAGGACCCCAGCGTCCATCCGATGCGCACCGGCAACCGGACACCTCTGTTCGGGGGCGCGAAAGGCATCACCGAAGTCATTCCCGCGCTGCCCGCCCAGCCGACCGTGAGTCTGCTTGTCGCGGTCCGCGACGAGTTGGACGGGATCGAACAGTGCGTGCGGACCATGGTCGGCTCCGACCACCCCCACCTCGAAGTGATCGTCATCGACGACGCGTCGACCGATGGCACGCCCGACGTGCTCCGTCGACTGGCGGCCGAACTGGACGTCACGGTCATCTTCAAAGAGGTCAACGGTGGCAAGAAACACGCGCTGACCGACGGCGTGCGCATCGCCTCCGGCGACATCCTCGCGTTCACCGATTCCGACTGCGTCCTGGCTCCGGATGCGTTGTCGCGCTGCGTGCGCGCTCTGGTCAACAATCCCGAACTGGGAGCGGTGAGCGGCCACGCACGCGCCCTCAACGCCGATGACACCGTGCTGACCCGTGCGCAGGACACCTGGTACGACGGCCAGTTCCGGGTGGCGAAAGCCGCGGAGGCGACCTTCGGAAGCGTCTCCTGCGTGTCGGGACCGCTGGCGGTGTTCCGGCGGGACGCGATCGTGAACTATCTGCCGGCGTGGGCCAACGACACGTTCCTCGGTCGCGAATTCCGCTTCGCCACCGACCGGCAACTGACGGGTTACGTACTCGGCCAGGTGTGGAAGGGCCGCGGACTCAAGCGACGGTATGCCGACGATCCGCTGGTGGCCGACCACGACTACGCCGAACGCCCCTGGCGGGTCGGGTATGTGCGCTCGGCGCACGTCTGGACGACGGTTCCTGCGCGCTTCCGCCCGTTCCTCAAACAACAGGTGCGGTGGAAGAAGAGCTTCATCCGGAACCTGTGCTTCACCGGGTCGTTCATGTGGCGGCGTGGTCCCGGCGCTGCGGCACTCTTCTACGGGCATGTGCTGTTCGTGGCGGTCGCGCCGATCATGGCCGTGCGCCACCTGGTCTGGGCGCCGGCGCACGGGCTCTACTTCCTCACCGTGCTCTACCTGTGCGGGGTGCTGACGAAGGGGTTCGCGTGGGCGCTGTCCTTCAAGCTCTCGAATCCGGGCAACCCCCATTGGCGCTACCGCCTGATGATGGCCGCGCTCGGTTCACTGCTGCTGTCCTGGCTCCTGCCCTACTCACTGGCCACCATCCGCAAGGGCACCTGGGCGCGGGGTGCCCAATGA